From Virgibacillus ihumii, the proteins below share one genomic window:
- a CDS encoding L-lactate permease: MLLLVALSAIIAPFVFLVIFRQPAVKGMFFSAIIVIMLALLVWGMGGAIVTASILQGIHKALTILLILFGAIVLLNTLRHTGAVDRINEGFRNISSDMRVQVIIVAFLFGALIEGAAGFGTPAAVTGPLMVALGFNPMAAAALALIADSSSVSFGAVGTPIQIGLSNIPGANLEFFNEIGVKVTLIDLFAGTFVPLALVIVITLFFGKKKSMGNVFELAPWALLIGAVYTGSALLYAVLFGQEFVAILASLTGLLVATFTARKGFLMPKTTWKDALQDDFEVKTEKSEMSLIKAWSPYLVVVGLLLITRIIDPIKEFTLTYVDLTWKNILGFEGITSGWEVLYSPGTVLVLAAVFAVIIQRKSFSNFAKASNESFKSIQTAGLALFSTLALVQVFTNSGINANDLVSMPQYIAEALAATFGPGWVFVAPFLGELGAFITGSATVSTLTFSPIQYSVASQVGMNPQIILALQVIGAAAGNMICVHNVVAASTVVGLTGKEGDIIRKTLIPAIGYALLAGVGGFILMSIM, encoded by the coding sequence TTGTTATTACTTGTGGCGTTAAGTGCAATAATTGCCCCATTTGTCTTTCTGGTTATTTTCAGACAGCCGGCAGTTAAAGGCATGTTTTTCAGTGCAATTATTGTTATCATGTTAGCTTTACTTGTATGGGGAATGGGCGGAGCAATTGTAACCGCTTCTATTTTGCAGGGTATACATAAGGCATTAACGATTCTATTAATCTTGTTCGGTGCGATTGTGCTGCTTAACACACTGCGTCATACGGGTGCGGTTGACCGGATCAATGAAGGGTTTCGCAATATCTCAAGTGATATGCGGGTCCAGGTCATTATTGTGGCGTTTCTGTTTGGTGCATTGATTGAGGGTGCGGCTGGATTTGGTACCCCTGCAGCAGTGACTGGTCCATTGATGGTAGCACTTGGTTTCAATCCGATGGCCGCTGCTGCGTTGGCGTTAATTGCGGATAGTTCATCTGTTTCATTTGGTGCGGTAGGTACACCGATTCAAATTGGACTGAGTAACATTCCGGGTGCCAATTTGGAATTTTTCAATGAAATTGGTGTGAAGGTAACGTTAATTGACTTATTTGCCGGAACCTTTGTACCACTGGCGTTGGTGATTGTTATAACACTATTTTTTGGTAAGAAGAAAAGCATGGGAAATGTGTTTGAACTGGCACCTTGGGCTCTGCTTATTGGAGCGGTGTATACAGGGTCGGCATTGTTATACGCGGTACTGTTTGGTCAGGAATTTGTCGCAATTTTAGCATCCTTAACCGGGCTGTTGGTGGCGACATTCACTGCCAGAAAAGGATTTCTGATGCCAAAAACGACATGGAAAGATGCATTGCAGGATGATTTTGAAGTTAAAACGGAGAAATCGGAAATGAGTCTGATCAAGGCGTGGTCTCCGTATCTCGTTGTGGTTGGTCTGCTGCTGATTACCAGAATAATAGATCCGATCAAAGAATTTACGTTAACATACGTGGATCTTACCTGGAAAAATATACTCGGATTTGAAGGGATTACATCCGGGTGGGAAGTATTGTATTCACCAGGTACAGTTTTGGTCCTGGCGGCAGTGTTTGCTGTGATCATTCAGCGGAAATCTTTTTCAAATTTTGCCAAAGCATCCAATGAGTCGTTTAAATCGATTCAAACTGCGGGTCTTGCGTTATTTTCCACCTTGGCGTTGGTACAGGTGTTTACCAATTCAGGAATCAATGCAAATGATCTCGTCAGTATGCCGCAGTATATCGCCGAGGCACTGGCGGCGACATTTGGACCCGGCTGGGTGTTTGTAGCGCCATTTTTGGGAGAATTGGGAGCATTTATAACGGGAAGTGCAACGGTTTCGACACTGACCTTTTCACCAATTCAATACAGTGTCGCAAGCCAGGTAGGAATGAATCCACAGATCATCCTCGCATTGCAGGTGATTGGAGCAGCGGCTGGAAATATGATTTGTGTCCATAATGTTGTGGCGGCTTCGACAGTCGTTGGGTTGACAGGTAAAGAAGGCGATATCATTCGGAAAACATTGATACCAGCTATCGGTTATGCACTTCTGGCAGGAGTAGGCGGTTTTATTCTCATGAGTATTATGTAA
- a CDS encoding phage holin, with amino-acid sequence MITLDKGTVIRTIVLALALFNQILVIFGKSPLPFNGEELEQIVSAVFTVISSLVAWYKNNYITEKGKKQKMAIKNAGLQ; translated from the coding sequence ATGATTACATTGGATAAAGGTACTGTTATTCGTACGATCGTACTTGCGCTTGCACTATTTAATCAGATTCTTGTCATTTTTGGCAAGTCACCGCTGCCGTTCAATGGAGAGGAATTGGAGCAAATAGTCTCCGCCGTGTTTACGGTCATATCGTCGCTTGTTGCCTGGTATAAAAACAATTATATAACAGAAAAAGGAAAAAAACAGAAGATGGCTATAAAGAATGCTGGGCTGCAATAA
- a CDS encoding helix-turn-helix domain-containing protein codes for MIKLIDLAEQAKHGNVDAVEDVLERFEPKIKRSLSQTTLQNQADLYQELSIKTMEIIHTYDADKVYGFWEFFNMLKDEQTKGLL; via the coding sequence ATGATTAAACTGATTGATTTAGCAGAACAGGCAAAACATGGCAATGTGGACGCGGTAGAAGACGTGCTGGAAAGATTTGAACCAAAAATTAAACGCTCACTAAGTCAAACAACGCTACAGAATCAAGCTGATTTATACCAGGAGTTATCCATTAAAACAATGGAAATCATCCACACATATGATGCGGATAAGGTTTATGGTTTTTGGGAATTTTTTAACATGCTGAAAGATGAGCAGACAAAAGGACTGCTGTGA
- a CDS encoding YvrJ family protein: protein MSEIANLSSMMQILANFGFPVLITLILLFRFEARVQQLEESHQELTETIHELRRDYHD from the coding sequence TTGAGTGAAATCGCTAATCTCTCAAGTATGATGCAGATACTGGCCAATTTTGGGTTTCCTGTACTTATTACCCTAATTCTCTTGTTTCGCTTTGAAGCCAGGGTGCAGCAACTGGAGGAATCACATCAGGAATTAACCGAAACCATTCATGAACTGAGGAGAGATTACCATGATTAA
- a CDS encoding sigma-70 family RNA polymerase sigma factor, whose protein sequence is MNLDCIPKMEQEPYEYANKFIRENETLFSNSLLQSFISIHEHKRLLDQFVRLPNPKTKEAVDHAFQRHYAEIRLIGMLSNNLKRCAVRYDQRRSRDYRQQLLILDQPVVNDEGTVTTNVDLMKDPQTIPVDQEVIEKESHLENKIENPGLYHAIHSLTPRQKAILESAYLFEMTDTEIAKRDQVSQQSISKARKQALQKMKNQLLEGK, encoded by the coding sequence ATGAACCTGGATTGTATCCCGAAGATGGAACAGGAACCGTACGAGTACGCAAATAAATTCATCCGGGAAAATGAAACATTGTTCAGCAACTCGTTATTGCAATCATTTATCAGCATCCATGAACACAAACGTCTGCTGGATCAATTCGTCCGATTGCCGAATCCAAAAACGAAAGAGGCGGTGGATCATGCATTTCAGAGACACTACGCGGAAATCAGGTTAATAGGTATGCTCTCGAATAATCTGAAGCGATGTGCTGTTCGTTATGATCAAAGGAGAAGTCGCGATTACAGGCAGCAGCTGTTAATTTTGGATCAGCCCGTAGTAAATGACGAAGGTACGGTAACCACTAATGTCGACCTTATGAAAGATCCGCAAACAATCCCGGTTGATCAGGAAGTAATTGAAAAAGAAAGTCACCTGGAGAACAAAATTGAAAACCCCGGACTTTATCATGCAATTCACTCTCTTACACCACGACAAAAGGCGATTTTAGAATCAGCATATTTGTTTGAAATGACCGATACGGAGATCGCCAAAAGAGATCAGGTTTCACAGCAGTCTATCTCAAAAGCACGCAAACAAGCATTGCAAAAAATGAAAAATCAATTATTGGAGGGAAAGTAA
- a CDS encoding alkaline phosphatase D family protein — protein sequence MESKSQKITSLINEGLKPADDALISTEIPEFKKNPFQLGVASGDPLPDGVVIWTRLAPEPLAEDGSGGMKNIRVPVEWEVAADQNFNKIIQHGFAAALPDLGHSVHVELEGLAPWRYYYYRFKVGDMVSSIGRTKTAPADGTPISSLSFATASCQAWYHGYYTAYRHMAMENLDFVLFHGDYIYEYPINSSNLVREVRLSNAHNTKIVTLNQYRLRYSLFKSDSDLQAAHAAFPWIVTWDDHEVENNYADEDTQYNASPHQFIEQRAEAYQAHYENMPLRSMSIPEGPDMRMYRKLTYGNLAEFNVLDTRQYRDDYEGSAIVSGEDAKVRLDSDRTILGDKQEKWLLGNLEQSEATWNVLAQQVVMAQIDRNPGAGKKFSMDQWDGFVADRERIFQAFNEFNVQNPVVLTGDIHRHLAANLKKDFTNPASETIGTEFVTTSIASGKDGEVHDDSADKWLSNDHVKLYNAQRGYVRCHVTPDKWDTDFLVLPYISTPGAPIETYASFTVENGKPGLQKLEKELVSK from the coding sequence ATGGAAAGCAAAAGCCAAAAAATTACTTCATTAATTAATGAGGGACTGAAACCAGCTGATGACGCATTAATCAGTACTGAAATTCCGGAATTCAAGAAAAATCCTTTTCAATTAGGCGTCGCATCCGGTGACCCTTTGCCTGATGGTGTCGTAATTTGGACAAGACTGGCACCTGAACCATTAGCTGAGGACGGATCCGGCGGCATGAAAAATATACGCGTGCCGGTTGAGTGGGAAGTTGCCGCAGACCAAAATTTTAATAAAATCATCCAGCACGGATTTGCAGCAGCGCTTCCGGATTTGGGACATTCGGTACATGTTGAATTGGAGGGGCTCGCGCCATGGCGCTACTATTACTATCGTTTTAAAGTAGGAGATATGGTAAGTTCAATTGGCAGAACCAAAACAGCTCCGGCAGACGGGACACCCATTTCATCCCTGTCCTTTGCGACGGCATCGTGTCAGGCCTGGTATCATGGCTACTATACCGCATACAGACATATGGCTATGGAAAATTTGGATTTCGTGCTTTTCCATGGAGACTATATCTATGAATATCCGATTAATAGTTCCAATTTGGTCCGGGAAGTAAGACTTTCCAATGCCCATAACACAAAAATAGTCACACTGAACCAATATCGGCTCAGATATTCCCTGTTTAAATCCGATTCCGACCTTCAGGCTGCACATGCTGCTTTCCCGTGGATTGTGACATGGGATGATCATGAAGTGGAAAACAACTATGCAGATGAGGATACACAGTACAATGCCTCTCCACATCAGTTTATCGAACAGCGTGCAGAAGCATATCAGGCACACTATGAAAATATGCCGCTCCGGAGCATGTCAATACCAGAAGGACCTGATATGCGGATGTACCGGAAATTAACATATGGAAATCTGGCCGAATTTAATGTGCTGGATACACGTCAATACCGTGACGACTATGAAGGCTCCGCGATAGTAAGCGGAGAAGACGCCAAAGTCCGCCTTGACTCCGACCGGACCATATTAGGTGATAAACAGGAAAAATGGCTTCTTGGTAATTTGGAACAATCGGAAGCAACCTGGAATGTGCTTGCACAACAAGTTGTCATGGCACAAATCGACCGGAATCCCGGCGCCGGTAAAAAATTCAGTATGGATCAGTGGGACGGATTTGTTGCAGACAGAGAGCGTATTTTCCAGGCATTTAACGAATTCAACGTCCAAAATCCGGTTGTTCTAACAGGAGACATCCACCGCCATCTCGCGGCAAATCTTAAAAAGGACTTTACCAATCCAGCTTCCGAAACAATCGGAACGGAATTTGTCACAACATCCATTGCATCAGGTAAAGACGGCGAAGTACATGATGACTCAGCTGATAAATGGCTCTCGAATGATCATGTGAAATTATACAATGCACAACGCGGATATGTGCGTTGTCATGTAACACCGGACAAATGGGATACGGACTTCCTTGTGCTGCCGTATATTTCCACGCCCGGAGCTCCAATCGAAACCTATGCAAGCTTCACGGTGGAGAACGGAAAACCAGGTCTGCAAAAGCTGGAAAAAGAATTAGTCAGCAAATAA
- the sipW gene encoding signal peptidase I SipW — protein MKKTMVFKWTNRVVTGVLITLLISVAVLVISTKLTGGQPEVFGYQLKSVLSGSMEPGIQTGSLIAVKSVEEGEKSNFQPGDVITFVGEENKLITHRITKVSSTDKGAVYTTKGDNNDAPDSAPVLAENVVGLYTGFTIPYAGYAINFVQSSSGSILFMIIPGVLLLGYAGFTIWRTIRQLDKRLKNSAERAE, from the coding sequence TTGAAAAAAACGATGGTATTCAAGTGGACAAATCGCGTAGTTACAGGTGTATTAATCACTTTATTAATAAGTGTGGCTGTATTGGTTATTTCCACCAAACTTACCGGGGGACAGCCTGAGGTATTTGGGTATCAATTGAAATCTGTCCTATCGGGGTCCATGGAACCTGGTATTCAGACAGGATCGCTCATTGCTGTAAAATCTGTGGAAGAAGGAGAAAAATCAAATTTTCAGCCAGGTGATGTGATCACGTTTGTTGGTGAAGAAAATAAATTAATTACCCACCGGATTACTAAGGTTTCATCAACAGACAAGGGTGCGGTATACACCACCAAAGGGGATAATAATGATGCCCCGGATTCAGCCCCGGTTTTAGCTGAGAATGTTGTAGGGTTGTATACCGGGTTTACAATTCCATATGCAGGTTACGCCATCAATTTTGTTCAATCCTCGAGTGGAAGCATATTATTTATGATCATACCTGGTGTTCTGTTGCTGGGGTACGCCGGCTTCACTATTTGGAGAACCATAAGGCAACTGGATAAAAGACTTAAAAATAGTGCAGAGCGCGCGGAATAA
- a CDS encoding TasA family protein produces MNIKNKLITSFVAAVLGICLITGGTSAYFSDTASTNNTITTGSLNLGLNKEAIFQVEAFVPGETQETQFKLTNEGSMDMKDITLTTSYEIVDKGEPNNGDNMGEYLVVELLSNQELIFEKTLAELNGNPQQIAKEFPAGSTAKQFMIRITFKDNGENQNHFQTDQLKLNWEFEAVQL; encoded by the coding sequence TTGAATATAAAAAACAAGCTCATCACGAGTTTCGTCGCAGCGGTGCTCGGCATATGCCTGATTACCGGCGGAACAAGCGCCTACTTTTCTGACACTGCTTCCACCAATAATACGATTACCACTGGTTCATTGAATCTTGGGTTAAATAAAGAGGCTATTTTTCAAGTTGAGGCGTTCGTACCTGGGGAAACACAGGAGACCCAATTTAAACTTACAAATGAAGGAAGTATGGATATGAAAGACATTACGTTAACTACTTCCTATGAAATCGTTGATAAAGGGGAACCAAATAACGGTGATAACATGGGCGAGTACCTTGTTGTGGAGCTGTTATCCAATCAGGAATTGATATTTGAAAAAACGCTGGCGGAATTAAACGGTAATCCGCAACAGATTGCCAAGGAATTTCCAGCCGGGAGCACGGCAAAACAATTTATGATCCGGATTACATTTAAAGACAATGGAGAAAATCAAAATCATTTTCAGACAGACCAGTTAAAACTGAATTGGGAATTTGAAGCAGTGCAACTGTAA
- a CDS encoding TasA family protein — MGIKKKLGLGFASAVLGVSLVSGGTFAYFSDTAETDNTFAAGTLDLAVDPEVIVNMDNLRPGDYELRTFYLENNGSLDISEVLLETSYEVIDAEGNNTDDFGKHIRVNFLENADKSEGNRYNDIIYSKTLYELQNMSPDAVAKNVLGFENEPSGLPTGTSDTMYVQFEFVDNGEKQNQFQGDELKLKWSFEAR; from the coding sequence ATGGGCATAAAGAAAAAACTGGGTCTAGGATTCGCATCCGCAGTATTGGGAGTTTCGTTGGTAAGCGGGGGCACTTTTGCTTATTTCAGTGATACGGCCGAAACGGATAACACGTTTGCTGCAGGTACCCTCGATCTTGCTGTAGACCCTGAAGTTATTGTTAATATGGATAATTTAAGGCCGGGCGATTACGAGCTCCGAACATTTTATTTGGAAAATAACGGTTCACTGGACATATCTGAGGTTTTATTAGAAACAAGTTATGAGGTAATCGATGCAGAAGGGAACAATACAGATGACTTTGGTAAACATATTCGCGTCAATTTCCTTGAAAACGCAGATAAGTCGGAAGGTAACAGATACAATGACATCATTTATTCGAAAACACTGTATGAATTACAAAATATGAGTCCGGATGCGGTAGCAAAAAATGTCCTGGGATTTGAAAATGAACCAAGTGGTTTGCCGACTGGAACGAGTGATACGATGTATGTCCAATTCGAATTTGTGGATAACGGGGAAAAACAAAATCAATTCCAAGGTGATGAGCTGAAACTCAAATGGTCGTTCGAAGCCAGATAA